The following are encoded together in the Streptomyces sp. NBC_00358 genome:
- a CDS encoding YciI family protein, with translation MAKYLLLKHYRGAPAPVNDVPMEQWTPDEISAHVRYMNDFAARLEKTGEFVDSQALGPEGTFVRYDGEGRPPVTDGPFAETKDLIAGWMVIDVDTYERAVELAGELSAAPGAGGRPIHEWLELRPFYGVSPTITE, from the coding sequence ATGGCCAAGTACTTGCTGCTCAAGCACTACCGCGGCGCCCCGGCTCCGGTCAACGACGTGCCCATGGAGCAGTGGACCCCCGACGAGATCTCGGCCCACGTGCGGTACATGAACGACTTCGCGGCGCGGCTGGAGAAGACCGGCGAGTTCGTCGACAGCCAGGCGCTCGGCCCCGAGGGGACCTTCGTCCGGTACGACGGCGAGGGCCGCCCGCCGGTCACCGACGGCCCGTTCGCCGAGACCAAGGACCTCATCGCCGGCTGGATGGTGATCGACGTCGACACCTACGAGCGCGCCGTCGAACTCGCCGGGGAGCTGTCGGCCGCCCCCGGGGCGGGCGGCAGGCCGATCCACGAGTGGCTGGAGCTGCGCCCGTTCTACGGCGTGTCGCCCACCATCACGGAGTGA
- a CDS encoding NAD(P)H-dependent flavin oxidoreductase, giving the protein MQTELSKELGVEHAIFGFTPFPAVAAAISRAGGFGVLGAVRYTAPADLERDLDWIEANVDGMPYGLDVVMPAKKVEGVSEADVEAMIPEGHRQYVKDTLAKYGVPELDEGEASGWRITGWMEQVARGQLDVAFDYPIKLLANALGSPPADVVERAHAQGVLVAALAGSARHARKHAEAGIDVVVAQGYEAGGHTGEIASMVLTPEVVDAVGPLPVLAAGGIGSGQQVAAALSLGAQGVWLGSVWLTVTEADMHSPAVTRKLLAAGSGDTVRSRALTGKPARQLRTEWTDAWDDPNGPGTLPMPLQGLLVADAVSRIQKYEVEPLLGTPVGQIVGRMNSERSVQEVFDDLTRGFERAVDRVNRIAGRGEQA; this is encoded by the coding sequence ATGCAGACGGAGCTGAGCAAGGAACTGGGAGTCGAGCACGCCATCTTCGGCTTCACGCCGTTTCCCGCCGTCGCCGCGGCCATCAGCCGCGCGGGCGGATTCGGTGTGCTCGGCGCGGTCCGCTACACCGCCCCCGCCGACCTCGAACGCGACCTCGACTGGATCGAGGCGAACGTCGACGGCATGCCCTACGGCCTGGACGTCGTCATGCCCGCGAAGAAGGTCGAGGGCGTCAGCGAGGCCGACGTCGAGGCGATGATCCCCGAGGGGCACCGGCAGTACGTCAAGGACACCCTCGCCAAGTACGGCGTCCCCGAACTCGACGAGGGCGAGGCGTCCGGCTGGCGCATCACCGGCTGGATGGAGCAGGTCGCCCGCGGCCAGCTCGACGTCGCCTTCGACTATCCGATCAAGCTGCTCGCCAACGCGCTGGGCTCACCGCCCGCCGACGTCGTCGAACGCGCCCACGCCCAGGGTGTGCTCGTCGCCGCCCTCGCGGGCAGCGCCCGGCACGCGCGCAAGCACGCCGAGGCGGGCATCGACGTCGTCGTCGCGCAGGGCTACGAGGCGGGCGGGCACACCGGGGAGATCGCCTCGATGGTCCTCACGCCCGAAGTCGTCGACGCCGTGGGCCCGTTGCCCGTCCTCGCGGCGGGCGGCATCGGCAGCGGACAGCAGGTGGCCGCCGCCCTGAGCCTCGGCGCCCAGGGGGTGTGGCTCGGGTCGGTCTGGCTGACCGTCACCGAGGCCGACATGCACTCGCCCGCCGTCACCCGGAAACTGCTCGCCGCCGGCTCCGGCGACACCGTCCGCTCGCGCGCTCTGACCGGCAAGCCCGCGCGCCAGCTGCGCACCGAGTGGACCGACGCGTGGGACGACCCGAACGGCCCCGGCACCCTGCCCATGCCGCTCCAGGGCCTGCTCGTCGCCGACGCCGTCTCCCGTATCCAGAAGTACGAGGTGGAGCCGCTGCTCGGCACACCGGTCGGGCAGATCGTCGGCCGGATGAACAGCGAACGCTCGGTCCAGGAGGTCTTCGACGACCTGACCCGGGGCTTCGAGCGCGCCGTCGACCGCGTCAACCGCATCGCGGGCAGGGGGGAACAGGCATGA
- a CDS encoding phytoene desaturase family protein: MPVHEGYDAVIVGGGHNGLVAAAYLARAGRSVLVLERLGSTGGAAVSTRPFTGVDARLSRYSYLVSLLPRKIVRDLGLDFRVRGRTVSSYTPVERDGRHTGLLVGGGERRTREAFAKLTGSEREYESWQRFYAMTGRVARSVFPTLTEPLPTREELRARVDDGEAWRILFEEPVGAAVEEYFTDDLVRGVVLTDALIGTFADAHDPSLRQNRCFLYHVIGGGTGAWDVPVGGMGALTDAITGAARAAGAVIATGHEVLRIDTDGESAEITYRNADGEGVVAARHVLVNASPQELAHLTGDEPPTPAEGAQLKVNMLLKRLPRLRDTSVDPREAFSGTFHIAEGYEQLATAHAQAAAGELPAAPPSEIYCHSLTDPSILGRELVEQGYQTLTLFGLHTPARLFERDNDAVRDELLKSTLAQLDAHLAEPLADCLATDADGRPCIEAKTPLDLERDLRLPRGNIFHRDLAFPYAQEGTGRWGVETRHANVMLCGAGAVRGGGVSGVPGHNAAKAVLESLGQGG, from the coding sequence ATGCCTGTACACGAGGGATATGACGCCGTGATCGTCGGCGGAGGCCACAACGGACTGGTCGCCGCCGCCTACCTGGCGCGGGCCGGGCGGTCCGTGCTCGTGCTGGAGCGCCTGGGGAGCACCGGCGGTGCCGCCGTGTCCACCCGGCCGTTCACCGGAGTCGACGCGAGGCTGTCGCGCTACTCGTACCTGGTGAGTCTGCTGCCCCGGAAGATCGTGCGCGACCTGGGGCTCGACTTCCGGGTCCGTGGCCGTACGGTCTCCTCGTACACGCCCGTCGAGCGGGACGGGCGGCACACCGGACTGCTCGTCGGCGGCGGCGAGCGGCGCACCCGCGAGGCGTTCGCCAAGCTGACGGGATCGGAGCGCGAGTACGAGTCGTGGCAGCGCTTCTACGCGATGACCGGCAGGGTCGCCCGGAGTGTGTTCCCGACGCTCACCGAACCGCTGCCCACCCGCGAGGAGTTGAGGGCCCGCGTCGACGACGGGGAGGCCTGGCGCATCCTCTTCGAGGAGCCCGTCGGCGCGGCCGTCGAGGAGTACTTCACCGACGACCTCGTCCGCGGTGTCGTCCTCACCGACGCGCTCATCGGCACCTTCGCCGACGCCCACGATCCGTCGCTGCGGCAGAACCGCTGTTTCCTCTACCACGTGATCGGCGGCGGCACCGGAGCCTGGGACGTGCCCGTCGGAGGGATGGGCGCCCTCACCGACGCGATCACCGGCGCGGCACGCGCCGCGGGCGCCGTGATCGCCACCGGTCATGAGGTGCTGCGGATCGACACGGACGGCGAGTCCGCCGAGATCACCTACCGGAACGCCGACGGCGAGGGCGTCGTCGCCGCCCGCCATGTCCTGGTGAACGCCTCGCCGCAGGAGCTCGCGCACCTCACCGGGGACGAGCCGCCCACTCCCGCCGAGGGGGCACAGCTCAAGGTGAACATGCTGCTCAAGCGGCTGCCGAGGCTCCGTGACACCTCCGTCGACCCGCGCGAGGCGTTCTCCGGGACCTTCCACATCGCCGAGGGCTACGAGCAGTTGGCGACCGCCCACGCCCAGGCCGCGGCCGGTGAGCTGCCCGCCGCGCCGCCCTCCGAGATCTACTGCCACTCGCTCACCGACCCCAGCATCCTCGGGCGGGAACTCGTCGAGCAGGGCTATCAGACCCTCACGCTCTTCGGCCTCCACACGCCCGCCCGGCTCTTCGAGCGGGACAACGACGCCGTACGGGACGAACTGCTGAAGTCGACGCTGGCCCAGCTCGACGCGCACCTCGCCGAGCCGCTCGCCGACTGTCTGGCCACCGACGCGGACGGGCGGCCCTGCATCGAGGCGAAGACACCGCTCGACCTGGAACGAGACCTGCGGCTTCCCCGCGGCAACATCTTCCACCGTGATCTCGCCTTCCCGTACGCACAGGAGGGCACCGGTCGCTGGGGTGTGGAGACCCGGCACGCGAACGTGATGCTGTGCGGGGCGGGCGCCGTACGAGGCGGCGGTGTGAGCGGAGTGCCGGGCCACAACGCGGCGAAGGCCGTACTGGAGTCCCTGGGCCAGGGAGGCTGA
- a CDS encoding acyl-CoA synthetase, with protein MSTAPNGFWAQAAADPERVVLVTPTGEEWTAGRLHAAANGLVHGLRAAGLRRGDSFAVVLPNGVELLVSYLAASQAGLYLVPVNHHFVGPEIAWIVSDSGAKVLIAHERFADAARHAADEAKLPAAHRYAVGEIEGFRPYAELLEGQPGSAPADRTLGWVMNYTSGTTGRPRGIRRPLPGKLPEESYLGGFLGIFGIKPFDGNVHLVCSPLYHTAVLQFAGASLHIGHRLVLMDKWTPEEMLRVIDAHRCTHTHMVPTQFHRLLALPDEVKARYDVTSMRHAIHGAAPCPDHVKRAMIAWWGECVEEYYAASEGGGAFATAEDWLKKPGTVGKAWPISELAVFDDDGNRLPAGELGTVYMKMSTGGFSYHKDETKTRKNRIGEFFTVGDLGCLDEDGYLFLRDRKIDMIISGGVNIYPAEIEAVLLSHPAVADAAAFGIPHDEWGEEVKAVVEAAPGHESGPALAADILGHCERQLAGYKRPKSVDFIAAMPRDPNGKLYKRRLRDPYWEGRDRAM; from the coding sequence ATGAGCACGGCACCGAACGGCTTCTGGGCCCAGGCCGCCGCCGACCCCGAGCGTGTCGTCCTCGTCACCCCCACCGGCGAGGAATGGACCGCGGGACGCCTGCACGCCGCCGCCAACGGGCTCGTCCACGGACTGCGCGCCGCCGGTCTGCGGCGCGGCGACTCCTTCGCGGTCGTGCTGCCCAACGGCGTCGAACTCCTCGTCTCCTACCTCGCCGCCTCGCAGGCCGGTCTCTATCTCGTCCCCGTCAACCACCACTTCGTCGGCCCCGAGATCGCCTGGATCGTCTCCGACTCCGGAGCCAAGGTCCTCATCGCCCACGAGCGGTTCGCCGACGCCGCCCGGCACGCCGCCGACGAGGCGAAGCTGCCCGCGGCGCATCGGTACGCCGTCGGGGAGATCGAGGGCTTCCGGCCCTACGCCGAACTCCTCGAAGGGCAGCCCGGGTCGGCGCCCGCCGACCGCACCCTCGGCTGGGTCATGAACTACACCTCGGGCACCACGGGCCGCCCGCGCGGCATCCGGCGCCCGCTGCCCGGCAAGCTCCCCGAGGAGTCGTACCTCGGCGGCTTCCTCGGCATCTTCGGCATCAAGCCGTTCGACGGCAACGTCCACCTCGTCTGCTCGCCCCTCTACCACACCGCGGTACTCCAGTTCGCGGGCGCGTCCCTGCACATCGGCCATCGGCTGGTGCTCATGGACAAGTGGACGCCCGAGGAGATGTTGCGTGTCATCGACGCACACAGGTGCACCCACACCCATATGGTGCCGACCCAGTTCCACCGGCTGCTCGCCCTCCCCGACGAGGTGAAGGCCCGCTACGACGTCACCTCCATGCGGCACGCCATCCACGGCGCCGCCCCGTGCCCCGACCATGTGAAGCGGGCCATGATCGCGTGGTGGGGCGAGTGCGTGGAGGAGTACTACGCGGCCAGCGAGGGCGGCGGAGCCTTCGCGACCGCCGAGGACTGGCTGAAGAAGCCCGGCACCGTCGGCAAGGCGTGGCCCATCAGCGAACTGGCCGTCTTCGACGACGACGGCAACCGGCTGCCGGCCGGTGAACTCGGCACCGTCTACATGAAGATGAGCACCGGCGGATTCTCCTACCACAAGGACGAGACCAAGACCCGGAAGAACCGCATCGGCGAATTCTTCACCGTCGGTGACCTGGGCTGCCTCGACGAGGACGGCTACCTCTTCCTCCGCGACCGCAAGATCGACATGATCATCTCGGGCGGGGTCAACATCTACCCGGCCGAGATCGAGGCGGTGCTGCTGTCCCACCCCGCCGTCGCCGACGCGGCCGCCTTCGGCATCCCGCACGACGAGTGGGGCGAGGAGGTAAAGGCGGTGGTCGAGGCAGCCCCCGGCCACGAATCGGGTCCGGCGCTCGCCGCCGACATCCTCGGCCACTGCGAGCGGCAACTCGCCGGCTACAAGCGGCCCAAGAGCGTCGACTTCATCGCGGCCATGCCCCGCGATCCCAACGGGAAGCTGTACAAGCGACGGCTGCGCGACCCGTACTGGGAGGGCCGCGACCGGGCGATGTGA
- a CDS encoding serine/threonine-protein kinase, which translates to MAESRLIQGRYRLLDRIGRGGMGEVWRARDESLGRQVAVKCLKPLGPHHDPAFTRVLRERFRREARVAAALQHRGVTVVHDFGEADGVLYLVMELLEGHNLGQLLEENQHHPLAVTDVVDIADQVTAALAYTHQQGIVHRDLKPANIMRLTDGTVKICDFGIARLGHDIGFTSRLTGTGVAMGTPHYMSPEQIGGSEVDQRSDLYSFGCVLYEIATGAPPFDLDDAWAVLVGHRDTVPEPPRSHRADIPEYLERIILDLLAKRPEQRPQDARELARRINAGRTTPMYVPTVVARPLPHLSPGQRSPAPRVPSDPERQSAREPRLPSWTLGMTTGHKATGAELPGTPPDASAGLTGEWTVRPPTAVAPPEPRERPAPTSELLTALAGRHSAGLSLGRLGRWTEAGEAHRAVAAEREQLLGPDHPDTLASRYEVGFTLSRTGRPAEALGEYARVARTRERVLGAEHPDTLAARQEMAYVLGQLGRHLEAHQAYSSVLSARERAMGSDHPDTLRCRHNLAFNLSRLGRLEESYRMASEVAAARARVLGPAHPDTLVTRYEVAYALGQLGRWAEALLTYEEVAGARARALGPDHPDTLAARYEVGISLGRLGRSAQALELYRSLVGDRTRAQGAAHPETLRARHGLGVNLGRLGRWEEALAESRDVCALRERVLGTEHPDTLVSRREVAVGLGWLGRWADALTEYRRVAAARERVLGADHPDTLASRNDEAHCLEQLGHGQEATELYRRVAALRRARAAGGR; encoded by the coding sequence ATGGCGGAGAGCAGGCTGATCCAGGGGCGCTACCGGCTGCTCGACCGGATCGGGCGCGGCGGGATGGGAGAGGTGTGGCGGGCGCGGGACGAGTCGCTGGGCCGCCAGGTGGCCGTCAAGTGCCTCAAGCCGCTCGGCCCGCACCACGACCCGGCCTTCACCCGCGTCCTGCGCGAGCGGTTCCGGCGCGAGGCCCGGGTCGCAGCGGCCCTTCAGCACCGCGGGGTGACCGTCGTCCACGACTTCGGCGAGGCCGACGGTGTGCTGTACCTGGTGATGGAACTGCTGGAGGGACACAACCTCGGCCAGCTCCTGGAGGAGAACCAGCACCATCCGCTCGCGGTCACCGACGTCGTCGACATCGCCGACCAGGTCACCGCCGCCCTCGCGTACACCCATCAACAGGGCATCGTGCACCGTGACTTGAAGCCGGCCAATATCATGCGGCTGACCGACGGCACCGTGAAGATCTGCGACTTCGGCATCGCCCGCCTCGGCCACGACATCGGATTCACCTCGCGGCTCACCGGCACCGGCGTCGCGATGGGAACACCGCACTACATGTCGCCGGAACAGATCGGCGGCTCCGAGGTCGACCAGCGCAGCGACCTCTACTCCTTCGGGTGCGTGCTCTACGAAATCGCCACCGGGGCACCGCCGTTCGACCTCGACGACGCCTGGGCCGTCCTCGTCGGCCACCGTGACACCGTGCCCGAGCCGCCGCGCAGCCACCGGGCCGACATCCCCGAGTACCTGGAGCGGATCATCCTCGATCTGCTCGCGAAACGGCCCGAGCAGCGCCCGCAGGACGCCCGTGAACTCGCCCGCCGCATCAACGCCGGGCGCACCACGCCGATGTACGTACCGACGGTGGTCGCCCGTCCCCTGCCGCACCTCTCCCCGGGGCAGCGGTCCCCGGCGCCCCGGGTCCCGTCCGACCCCGAGCGGCAGTCCGCCCGCGAACCCCGGCTGCCGTCCTGGACCCTGGGCATGACCACCGGCCACAAGGCCACCGGCGCGGAACTGCCCGGCACTCCGCCGGACGCCTCCGCCGGCCTCACCGGTGAGTGGACGGTCCGGCCTCCCACCGCTGTCGCACCGCCGGAGCCCCGCGAACGGCCCGCACCCACCTCGGAGTTGCTCACGGCGCTGGCGGGGCGGCACAGCGCCGGCCTGAGTCTCGGACGCCTCGGCCGGTGGACCGAGGCGGGGGAGGCGCACCGCGCGGTCGCCGCCGAGCGGGAACAACTGCTGGGTCCCGATCACCCGGACACGCTCGCCAGCCGGTACGAGGTCGGGTTCACCCTCAGCCGCACCGGTCGCCCCGCCGAGGCGCTCGGCGAGTACGCGCGTGTCGCCCGGACACGGGAGCGGGTCCTCGGCGCAGAGCACCCCGACACCCTCGCCGCGCGGCAGGAGATGGCCTACGTGCTGGGCCAGTTGGGCCGTCATCTCGAGGCGCACCAGGCCTATTCGTCAGTGCTCTCGGCCCGGGAGCGCGCGATGGGCTCCGACCATCCGGACACCTTGCGCTGCCGCCACAATCTCGCCTTCAACCTCAGCAGGCTCGGTCGCCTGGAGGAGTCGTACCGCATGGCGAGCGAAGTCGCCGCCGCCCGCGCCCGGGTGCTCGGCCCCGCCCACCCCGACACGCTCGTCACCCGCTACGAAGTGGCCTACGCGCTCGGCCAGTTGGGCCGCTGGGCGGAGGCGCTGCTCACCTACGAGGAGGTGGCCGGGGCCCGTGCGCGGGCTCTGGGCCCGGACCATCCGGACACGCTCGCGGCCCGGTACGAGGTGGGCATCAGCCTCGGACGGCTCGGCCGCAGCGCGCAGGCACTGGAGCTGTACCGCTCCCTCGTCGGTGACCGCACCCGCGCACAGGGCGCCGCGCATCCCGAAACCCTGCGGGCGCGGCACGGGCTCGGCGTGAACCTCGGCCGCCTGGGCCGCTGGGAGGAGGCGCTCGCCGAGTCCCGTGACGTGTGCGCCCTGCGCGAGCGCGTCCTGGGCACCGAGCACCCCGACACCCTCGTCAGCCGTCGCGAGGTCGCCGTCGGACTCGGCTGGCTCGGTCGCTGGGCCGACGCCCTCACCGAGTACCGGCGCGTCGCCGCCGCCCGCGAGCGCGTCCTCGGCGCCGACCACCCCGACACCCTCGCCAGCCGCAACGACGAAGCGCACTGCCTGGAACAGCTCGGGCACGGCCAGGAGGCGACGGAGCTCTACCGCAGGGTGGCCGCCCTGCGCCGGGCACGGGCGGCCGGCGGACGCTGA
- a CDS encoding glycoside hydrolase family 78 protein — translation MDEVSAVRFEHRDDPLGIGEDRPRLSWQVASRQGRRQAAYELTIGDEFFHVDSADSVLVPWPARPLASREAREVRVRVIGTDGEVSDWSDPVGVERGLTAHDWEAALIEPAGHERGPAALLRRSFLADGEIARARLYITAHGLYVAELNGERVGDDTLAPGWTSYHHRLRYQTYDVTGQLSAGENAIGVQVADGWWRGRLGFVPGWRDTYGGSLGLLAQLEIDYTDGRRQVIPTDEGWRSSTGPIRSADLYEGETHDATMAVPGWSSPGFDDQEWGGVHRGERDPATLVAPSGPPVRAVEERVPVDTITTPSGRTVLDFGQNLVGRLRIRVRGRRGATVTLRHAEVLEGGELGVRPLRTATATDRYVLAGDAVGEGWEPSFTCHGFRYAEVSGDYDELEATAVVYHSDMRRTGWFECSDPLLNRLHENVVWGMRGNFVDVPTDCPQRDERLGWTGDIQVFAPTAAYLFDCAGLLTSWLADLAADQTAEGVVPLFVPRIDFPGPFAEPSATAGWSDAAVIVPWVLHQRFGDAGLLRRQYPSMRAWVDGLTASLGPVGLFDKPAVQLGDWLDPAAPPDAPWQAETDAHLVATAYRAHVAGLLSRIAAVIGEEADAAKYADLANGVRQAFHDEFVTQGGRIASSGQTGYALALEFGLLPDPEQRARAARQLVRLVREKGHKVATGFLGTPLICDALTSAGAIDDAYQMLLQAECPSWLYPVTMGATTVWERWDSMLPDGSVNPGEMTSFNHYALGAVADWMHRVVAGLGPGSPGYRSLRIEPRPGGGISWARTAHRTPYGLAEVAWERAEGELRVDVTVPTGSVATVVLPGLEPEEIECGRHRFVVPHPGPQADRAWHPAPPFPHDDMLAEGGR, via the coding sequence GTGGATGAGGTCTCCGCCGTCCGTTTCGAACATCGCGACGATCCGCTCGGCATCGGGGAGGACCGCCCGCGGCTCTCCTGGCAGGTCGCGAGTCGGCAGGGCCGGCGACAGGCCGCCTACGAGCTGACCATCGGCGACGAGTTCTTCCACGTCGACTCGGCCGACTCCGTACTGGTGCCGTGGCCCGCGAGGCCGCTGGCGTCCCGCGAGGCGCGCGAGGTCCGGGTCCGCGTCATCGGCACCGACGGCGAGGTCTCCGACTGGAGCGACCCGGTCGGCGTGGAACGCGGTCTCACCGCCCACGACTGGGAGGCCGCGCTGATCGAGCCCGCCGGGCACGAGCGCGGGCCGGCGGCACTGCTGCGACGCTCCTTCCTCGCCGACGGCGAGATCGCCCGAGCCCGCCTCTACATCACGGCGCACGGGCTCTATGTGGCCGAACTCAACGGCGAGCGGGTCGGCGACGACACCCTCGCCCCGGGGTGGACCAGTTACCACCATCGGCTGCGCTACCAGACCTACGACGTCACCGGGCAGCTAAGCGCCGGTGAGAACGCGATCGGGGTGCAGGTCGCCGACGGCTGGTGGCGAGGCCGGCTCGGGTTCGTGCCCGGGTGGCGCGACACCTACGGCGGCTCGCTGGGCCTGCTCGCGCAACTCGAGATCGACTATACCGACGGCCGGCGCCAGGTGATCCCCACCGACGAGGGCTGGCGCTCCTCGACCGGGCCGATCCGGTCCGCGGATCTCTACGAGGGCGAGACCCACGACGCGACGATGGCCGTACCCGGCTGGTCGAGTCCCGGATTCGACGACCAGGAGTGGGGCGGTGTGCACCGCGGCGAGCGCGACCCCGCCACCCTGGTGGCGCCGTCGGGGCCGCCCGTCCGGGCGGTCGAGGAGCGCGTGCCGGTCGACACGATCACCACCCCCTCGGGCCGTACCGTCCTCGACTTCGGCCAGAACCTGGTGGGACGACTCCGCATCCGGGTGCGCGGCCGCCGCGGCGCGACCGTCACCCTGCGCCATGCCGAGGTGCTGGAGGGCGGCGAGCTCGGGGTGCGGCCGCTGCGCACGGCCACGGCCACGGACCGGTACGTGCTCGCCGGGGACGCCGTCGGCGAGGGCTGGGAACCGTCCTTCACCTGTCACGGCTTTCGCTACGCCGAGGTGAGCGGCGACTACGACGAACTGGAGGCGACGGCGGTCGTCTACCACTCGGACATGCGCCGCACCGGCTGGTTCGAATGCTCCGACCCCTTGCTCAACCGTCTGCACGAGAACGTCGTGTGGGGGATGCGCGGCAACTTCGTCGACGTCCCCACCGACTGCCCGCAACGCGACGAGCGCCTCGGCTGGACCGGTGACATCCAGGTCTTCGCGCCCACTGCCGCCTACCTCTTCGACTGCGCAGGCCTGCTCACCTCCTGGCTGGCCGATCTCGCCGCGGACCAGACGGCGGAGGGCGTCGTCCCGCTGTTCGTGCCGCGGATCGACTTCCCGGGCCCGTTCGCCGAACCGTCCGCGACGGCCGGCTGGAGTGACGCGGCGGTCATCGTCCCCTGGGTGCTCCACCAGCGGTTCGGCGACGCGGGGCTGCTGCGTCGCCAGTACCCGAGCATGCGGGCCTGGGTCGACGGCCTCACCGCGTCACTGGGGCCGGTCGGCCTCTTCGACAAGCCTGCCGTGCAGCTCGGCGACTGGCTCGACCCGGCGGCACCTCCGGACGCGCCCTGGCAGGCCGAGACCGACGCGCACCTGGTGGCCACCGCCTACCGCGCGCACGTCGCCGGCCTGCTGTCCCGGATCGCCGCGGTGATCGGTGAGGAGGCGGACGCGGCCAAGTACGCCGACCTCGCCAACGGGGTCCGGCAGGCGTTCCACGACGAGTTCGTGACGCAGGGCGGCCGGATCGCGAGCTCCGGGCAGACGGGTTACGCCCTGGCGCTCGAGTTCGGCTTGCTCCCCGACCCCGAACAGCGCGCGCGGGCCGCCCGCCAACTGGTCCGGCTGGTGCGGGAGAAGGGGCACAAGGTCGCCACCGGTTTCCTCGGCACCCCGCTGATCTGCGACGCCCTCACGTCCGCGGGAGCGATCGACGACGCGTACCAGATGCTGCTCCAGGCCGAGTGCCCCTCCTGGCTGTACCCGGTGACGATGGGGGCCACCACGGTCTGGGAGCGCTGGGACTCCATGCTCCCCGACGGTTCGGTCAACCCCGGGGAGATGACGTCGTTCAACCACTACGCCCTGGGCGCGGTGGCCGACTGGATGCACCGGGTGGTCGCCGGGCTCGGACCCGGCTCACCGGGGTACCGGTCGCTGCGGATCGAGCCGCGGCCCGGGGGAGGGATCTCATGGGCCCGCACGGCGCACCGCACTCCCTACGGCCTGGCCGAGGTCGCGTGGGAGCGGGCCGAGGGCGAACTCCGCGTCGACGTCACCGTGCCGACCGGGTCGGTCGCGACAGTCGTCCTGCCGGGCCTCGAACCCGAGGAGATCGAATGCGGCAGGCACCGCTTCGTGGTGCCGCACCCGGGTCCGCAGGCCGATCGCGCATGGCACCCCGCCCCGCCCTTCCCGCACGACGACATGCTCGCCGAAGGAGGACGCTGA
- a CDS encoding RNA polymerase sigma factor produces MDEVLLRSLTPSVLGILVRRGADFAAAEGAVQDALVEAVRVWPADRPLDPKGWLVTVAWRRFLDAARADAARRRREDLADEEPAPGPAPAVDDTLQLYFLCAHPSLTPSSAVALTLRAVGGLTTRQIARAYLVPEATMAQRISRAKRTVSGVGFDRPGDVATVLRVLYLVFNEGYSGDVDLAAEAIRLTRQLAAEIDHPEVAGLLALMLLHHARRAARTAPDGGLVPLAEQDRGRWETGAIAEGVGILQAALARDRLGEFQAQAAIAALHADAPTAEETDWVQIVEWYDELARLTDSPIVRLNRVVALGEADGPRAALAALATLDDAVPRHTAVAAYLHERDGDLATAARLYAEAARKASNLAERDHLTRQAARLNARRDR; encoded by the coding sequence GTGGACGAGGTCCTGCTCCGGAGCCTCACACCGAGCGTGCTCGGCATCCTCGTCCGCCGCGGAGCGGATTTCGCGGCGGCCGAGGGCGCCGTACAGGACGCGCTCGTCGAGGCCGTGCGGGTGTGGCCGGCCGACCGGCCGCTGGACCCGAAGGGCTGGCTGGTCACCGTGGCGTGGCGCCGGTTCCTCGACGCGGCCCGGGCCGACGCGGCCCGCCGCCGGCGCGAGGACCTGGCCGACGAGGAGCCGGCGCCCGGACCCGCGCCCGCGGTGGACGACACGCTCCAGCTCTACTTCCTGTGCGCCCACCCGTCCCTCACGCCGTCGTCGGCGGTCGCGCTCACGCTGCGCGCCGTCGGCGGGCTCACCACCCGCCAGATCGCCCGGGCCTACCTGGTGCCCGAGGCGACGATGGCCCAGCGCATCAGCCGCGCCAAGCGCACCGTCTCCGGCGTGGGGTTCGACCGGCCCGGCGACGTCGCCACCGTCCTGCGCGTCCTCTATCTCGTCTTCAACGAGGGCTACTCCGGTGACGTCGACCTCGCCGCCGAGGCCATCCGGCTGACCCGTCAGCTCGCGGCCGAGATCGACCACCCCGAGGTGGCGGGGCTGCTGGCGCTCATGCTGCTCCACCATGCCCGGCGCGCCGCCCGCACCGCGCCGGACGGCGGCCTGGTGCCGCTCGCCGAGCAGGACCGCGGCCGGTGGGAGACCGGGGCGATCGCCGAGGGCGTCGGAATCCTGCAGGCGGCTCTCGCCCGTGACCGGCTGGGTGAATTCCAGGCCCAGGCGGCCATCGCGGCCCTCCACGCCGACGCGCCCACCGCCGAGGAGACGGACTGGGTGCAGATCGTCGAGTGGTACGACGAACTCGCGCGGCTGACCGACAGTCCCATCGTCCGGCTCAACCGCGTGGTGGCCCTCGGTGAGGCCGACGGACCGCGGGCCGCCCTGGCGGCCCTCGCGACGCTGGACGACGCGGTGCCCCGCCACACCGCGGTGGCGGCGTACCTCCACGAGCGCGACGGCGACCTGGCGACCGCGGCACGGCTGTACGCCGAGGCGGCGCGCAAGGCGTCCAACCTGGCCGAGCGCGACCATCTGACACGCCAGGCCGCCCGGCTCAACGCCCGCCGGGACCGCTGA